The region CTCTATTCATGGGACGGgtgaactaaccactaggccaccagtgCCCCGCAGATAATCTATGAATGGGTGTTTTTTGTACGTCTACAAACATGCATAGCCACATAATGTATTCAATCTTTGCTTCAGTCTCCAACAAATTAGCCTGCATTTCAACCAACACACGTCTGTTTACAGGATGAGCCCTTTGAGTTGTTTCTTCTTGGTATCATCTCTTATAACACGTTATGGAcagtgttttatgtgtttgcagAGATGGAATAAGAATTAAGATACAAGGCTGATGATCAACATGTCCCAGTTACTAAGTACATTTAGGGAATTTGGCTCTTGTATGATTGTAAGTGGTGCCTGCATTTCTACAAAGCTCCTAGGTGTTGCTTTCAGCAAAATGCAAACATCAGCACCTATTGATTgcgtctgtcttgtaaactaagcacacGTCATGATCACATAGAACCATGCCGTGTGTTAGACATTGTGTAGGCCACAAGAAGTAACaatgctcaggcccggttagtcctggagcagcgagagtgcaggccagcgggggaatgcaCAATCGAGCCCCAGCACAGTACAGGACGACTGAGcccagtgtgagtgcgccctaagtaCTGTGTGACTGGAAGTTTGGTGTAACAGTAATTTCACATGTAGATACGTTTCCAGCAGGATGTTTCTTACTTGATGCACGGTACGTTTCCTCTGAGGAATTCTCTGGGTCCAGCACACTCTATATCATCCAGAGCAGTGCAGATCACTGGTGTGTGGTTCACCTCTTTTTGAGTCTGGCCTCCCCACTGAACATAAAAAAACGAGTTAATGACTGAGAGAGTGATTAACAAACATCTTAACTGAACAAAACTTACCCAAACACAACCGTGGCCCATCTCCAGATAGGCACTGCTGTTGCCTGCATGATCTACTGGGTCTTGGCAGTAGATGAACTCCTCTGGTCTTCATCGTGCAGAGAAGGTTTAAAAAGGCAGAGTAAGGACAGTTAGTAAGCTACTGTtggaaaatgaccaaaacacacacaacaggaacaTTCAGATCTCATTTTTTCCAATTGTCTTTTATGATATCTGACAGCTTTTAACTTCATGCATATTTTCAGAAAAGCAATCCAAGTTGAGTTTGTTTTCCTGCCTCGTTTATATCAAAACCATACAATGAATTCTCCTTACATCCGATGTGCTGATTACGTTCCAGACATAGAAAAAGTATGTTCCAGGACAGCATTTGTCCCGTTCAAATACGGATAGAGCTAAAACTTGAATCCTGTTTTATTAAGGGGGTTGAGAATAATGTTAAATGAACTTTTGGAAACAGCACTGGTTTGTGGACGGCATTATTGATGTAGAAGGGAGCATGACAATGGTTCTAAGAGCAGTTTCCTTTGCAGGTGTTATGTCAAGAAATGCATCCCTGCCAAAAATTGCATGCACCTCGCAGGTCAATGCAAAATAAGGCAGACACAATTTCTACAACACTGCCGAATTTTGCATCCACCCTTACAGTTCCTCTACAGACATTTCACAGTCAAACACTTTTTGCAGGTCATGTATACGCAGGCtaactgaactgatttctttgaatgcttttaaatccaCGACGACCTCCTTTACgtgtaactgttttttataattgtaatttatttgtaactgttttttataattttaattgctaattgttttttttataattttaattgctgtctgtatgttgtgagtgtaactgtgtaacttttgctgcctctGGGCAAGGACTCCCTtcaaaaagaggtttttaatctcaatgggactttcctggataaataaaggttaaataaaaaaataatgaaaatgagtCTTCTACAGAATAATAATGACAACTCAAATTAGTAAGTATAAACTTCACATACTTAGTCATCACAGATCTGCACccagaaaaaatatttatatcgTTTTCAAATACTTGAACGAGGTGCATGCCATTATCGCATTTCTCGACATAACACGGGGGTTACGGTGAAAAGAGTGACCGTGTTGTCTGACGACTTTCAGCCGGATGCGTTTTTTGGTTGTCGTAGTTACAAAAGATGttgtaaccatagactgtggTCGTAACCCACAAAGGTGATGCGCTTTTCCAGTCTATGGTCCACATACGTAGTTGGctgaaagtcaccagttaacacggtcactcttttAACCGTAACACCAGTCTGCCAACAGCAGCTGTGAatagttagcattagcatgaaaACATCATATGATACTCACAGATAGCTGCAGAGGACCACTGGTGATGGTGGTTTGTACTCGTACGTCTCTGTATAGTTCGTACTTTCTACCggtatttcatttttcaccGAGTCTGTCGTCTGCTCGCTGAACGGGACCGACGTCGCCCCCGGACCGGGAGACGCAGCGGGCGTTTCTGTGGTCGTTGAGTTTTGAGAGTGAATTCCGTCCAGACATTGCAACAGAATCACCGTCAGCAGGAGTAAGAACTGTCCACACAACAGAATATAACTCACTGaaatcattgtcagtgtgaaatTACGACGTGTAGCCACAAAGAACAACCATACATGACGAACAATCAGCTTGGCACCTAAACGACGCAAAGGATATGTTTTGGTCGCGTGTATGACGTCATCAAAGGGCGCAGTGGAATGCAAAATATTGAAAGTACGGCAAGCCATAGGGTGCCTCCCATtacttttatttgatatgtcttgGCTCTGCGATTATcctgtgaaaaaaacatattgtaacGTTGGTGTAACGTTTTActtgaaaacacaacatactgATACCAATACAGCAAGGAGGACGgttacgattttttttttttttttttataagattATGATTTGCTTCTCAGCTTGAGTCCTGTTAGCGTACTAATTATTATGAGATGctttttttctacaattctacaattctttttctgcatgtcagtgtgtgcatatgtttATTGTAGGCCTATGTGCGTGTTATATGTGTGCAGACACAGAATGACATAAAGTTCTTCATGTAAATAGCTGTGTGTATTTCTTCCTACATCCTTGTATGGTTTTGTTTATATCAAAGTGATTTGCTCCATGAAACAACTATAAAGAACATTAATGTAGTGAACAAATTCAAAAAGGGTAAATCATGAACCATTTAACCTTTGCAACCATACACTGGTTTAAATTAGTTATCACGATATTTCTACATAAAATATGTTGAATGTTGCCTGAGAGTTGATCAATTGTAGCAGACTTTCAGACCAAAAGAAGAGAGTTTGAAAAGTGTCtgaagaaggaggaaaagatTCTGTTTAAGGAAATACAGCAATATTGAAAAGCCAAACCATTTAAGAATAATTATTTGAAAGGATCCATGTGGATGGGATGGGACTGCATGGCCTTGGAAATAATtgacattatatatatatatttttttaatcaaatatataatatttctagaaaaaaatataaactttatGATATGCTTCTATTATGTTATAGTCATCTAattctgcaaacaaaaaaaccccacaactCTGTGTTTAGCTCTCAGCAACTGTGGCATCGCCGTGGAAAAGTGAAGTGACACATAAACTAATAAACTTTCTAAATTGACCTGTGAGTCTGGATTTTGTTGCTGACTGTTGTTCAGCCAGTACTAATACTGTATTATTCTATGAATCCATAGGGTATAGTAAGACAAATACAATTTCATTAGTCATGTtagtttgaatttaaaaatgtattcagaagATTGTCAGTTTGATACTTGTGTCTTCTTGTCTGCGGGTGGAGCCTTCCTTCAGCTAGACATTGACCAGTCACAGTGGTGCAGACCAGTCCATTTTACATCTGGAAATTAGTAACAATTCTctctttaataaatgtaatttatagCCTAACATATTAAGTCTTTAAAGGTTAAACATTTTATCTTTATCCGTTATTTCCTGATGAACATTCCTGAAAACCTCTAACCAGTTGTTATTGTTTCTCATGATTCATACAAGCACAATTCACCACAGAGCAACACTTCAATCAGACACCGAAGGGTCATGATGGTTTATTGGTCATTATCAGTCATTTTTTAACCaaagaaatatacaaaaaaatatataaattgactttgatttttaaaaaaaacctgaaacctGAAGAAAACAGACTGTTATGCTTCTCCATATTAGACACAGCAGATAGATGATTTCATAATGCTCTTTAAAACAGCCACTATAATTTTACTTTTGCCACATAAAGTTAAGACCTCTTTCTgataatgtttatttgttgaggACTTCAGTACATTAGGTGAAGTGCTTGGTTACAACACAGAGCCTCCAGACAAATAGCAGAACTtgcataaatatttaaagacttGACATGACAAAATCACAATAAGCTTATGTAGCCAGTGGTAAATATCACAGgtgattaaaggaagaatgtgtgactttttgatcccatagatgtcgcccttgagccctagcataaaaccaaaacaaactgccaCCTCtgccatactgaagcctccgctctcctccagcgacacacctccaaactCTCTCCACTCGTGTTCACACGGACGAGTTTAGCGCAAGCAGCTAACAAACTTGTCCTTGGCTCAAGCTGCAAATgactgtggtctgcattgttgtgttagcaggctaatgttagcactctttagttagcttgtagctaaCGTGTCAtctaaataagcagtgagtacgttcttcttcttttctctagtcatGACTAAAAACAGCTTCAGAGGCGCTGcctgtcaacaggcaaggcaggcaactgttTAGGGGTCCCAGACCATTAAGGGGCCCCAAAGCAGAGgtccaaaatgtgcaaattttgcaatgacgaTAGGTCCGCTCCCTAAGGTCTTTAACAGCTTTATAAGGGGCCATcatgtccatgtaaacacagctctgacaacaacacagccagcaggactcaagcttctccctcattgtagacagtcatgactcagagacacatgtacacaggagagacttgatttatgaaatatttatgagtaaaaagtcgcacattcttcctttaaaatgcCCGCTCAGTCTGCTCATAGAAATTTCTCAAAAACTGAATCATAATTCAAATAACACATGAAGTGTGAAAGTGTATTTTGGTCATGTTTTacattcagatttgttttaattgaacTGGTGTCCATACTCAAAATGTGACACATTTGGAATTCATTAATAGCTCAATAACTGGCTTATACTGTAATTTTTAAACcagttttttgttgatttaaccAAGGCAATATTTAATAAGAAACATTTTTGCAGTTATTTTATGTGATTTCAGATTCTGgattaaaaaattaaacatcCTCTGAATCTAAACCAGACATTATTTAGCATCTGCATAATCCACTGAGCTGCACCTCATTTAAATTTCAACTACATTCCCTCAGAAGGACGGCCTTAGCAGTCATCATGGGGtaggagatggggggggggggcagacaccATGCAGGGGCAGCCATAACAGTCACAAGACAGTATCTCCCTCTGTTTGTGACTCCGCCTCCTCTCTGCAGTCCGCTTCAGCTTCGCTTACTGAGTTCTTCTGGTCTGTGTTGGGTAAGATGAGGAAATCAGGGGTGAAATATTTCAGTCCACCAGCACCCACAGAGGGAACAGACGACATCACAGGAGAGCTGAAGGAGTCCCGGCTGTGGACACTCGAAGGCGCTCGGAAATCCACTCCGGGCCGCAACGTTGGGAAGAGATACGGAGCTGATGCTGCAGTGAAGCTTGAGTAGGGATAAAACAGAAAGCCTCCAAACTGAGAAAAGCTCACCAGGTCCTGTTGACaagggtgggggagggggagggggagagagacaacATCAGCAGACAGTTCGGATGTGAAATAGCTCATGATACTGATCTGTAACGGTTTGCACTTGACTGTTTCATGATTCAATCTGTGTCATGTATTTCataacaaatttaaaatgtctcaTATGTCAAAATGAATAAGAGCACTTGTGTaaaagccacaaaaagttttaatgGATCACAACGTTTCCACCAGagttcttcttcaggtgatcatttatttaacaaaggAGGGGGGCACactcatatacatatacatatatatatatatatctatatatatatatatatatatgtatatatatatatatatatatatgtatatatatatatatatatatatatatatatatatatatatatatatatatatatatatatatatatatatataaaacaccAATAGGCTGATGGGCACTATGATGGCAGGTGTggtcaaatattcaaaatgtgtctttctCGTTTTACAGTTTACAATACTGCTGAGAAGCTGCAGCATCACTGTAGGAAAGCCTGAAGTGCTGCTGTTATTTCTTAGAAGATCAACGTTTTCCTAAATTCTAATACCAGTCAACCCAGATATACAAATGCTGCGTAATGTTTTTGGATCTTTGGGCCCTATCTTTGTCATTGCCCTATTCCAAAAGTAACCAGCTACTGCACTCGTGAGCGTTTTATTTATTGggtcggctgtggctcagttggtagagtcgctggttcgatccccagctcctgcagccacatgtctgatctgtccttaaccccaagttgctcctgctgcttgaGTATGTaggaatgggattagttattactaaaggacactttacataacaaaaagaaaagcactatacaagctcgaGACCATTTATGTTCTTCAAATAAGGTGGCGTGCTCATGGCGCATAAAGGAAGTAGAAAGTGAATATGCCGTTGACAACAGAATCCTGGTCTACAAGATTTGCCgcagtgctcttttttttaaagatttatttttgggcatttagtgcctttaatgtagagataggacagtggatagagtcggaaatcatggagagagagagtggggaatgacatgcaggaaaggagccacaggctggatttgaacctgggctgcccgcttagataactacagcctccatacatggggcgcatgctCTAACGACTGCGCccccattttccttttttcttttatggaCACATTTTTAGATGGCAAAACCCTCATCGGGAGAGTTCACTTCACACACAGATTACACTACAGCACTCTTCTCCTCAGTTGTGATATTTCAGCTATCAAAGAAGTAAAGCCGCCTTGCCGTGTGTGTAATGCGCACAGTGACACTGCTGTTTCTGCTTTGGTGTGATCCATGTTGTCGTATTCTGTAAGTACAACTGAGGCTTCACAACATTTCATTCAGTGGTCTGTGTGCCTGCAGACACACCCAGCTTTTAAAGGAAATGGGAAATGACATGCCAGTTGTGTGTATAAATAATCATGAGTCTAAATGCATTGAGTATAAACTTTGCGCCGTGATGGTGAGCCATAAATGGACTTGCACTACGCATTTTTGACAACATGCTTTAGATTTTGTACATGAAGCGACGACAAACTTGCGTCAAAATTCTAATTTAACTTGGTTAAAAAGAGAAGATGCTGAttttagcccttttcagacttctGCAAAAGCCttgtaactaagctcagccatacatctttgtacattcatattgattctgcgatGGCGTAATATTTGTGTCCCCGTTCACttcattatggtgcgttctaattcataactcctttaaagagcccatattctgccctttttggggttcgtatatttaatctatgtatctacttttgtacgttcacaatagctaaagtccgaaaaaagtgtctgttttcatgtactgctcctccttgctccctctacgctctgagtccgtcagctacactctgctgagcccccactgttagaccccacgtgggccaagtctgctctgattggtctgccgatccgctctgtcgttattggtcagttgctcagcaagcatctcggaaatttcaacatgagctgcagggccacaacgagccaatggacttagatcagtgatctcacactgacaatgatgccgcactgacaaatttttatcgaggggggctagaaccgagcattacatgtagctaatgctacagctaacaggaggacgtaggagaagccgtgtttacGCAgcctttgaatttttgcacatagatgtgcctaaacatgcacaggacacttggaaaacacactaaagagcatataaaaccagaaaaagcataatatgggacctttaagcaaATGCTAGTAGAGAGGGGTGGGAGGTGCGCCGCtgaaggagagcagaggcttcagaataacggattttggtttcatttcatttaatttttgttgtgaattggtgctatacaaataaagtataaagtaaatcattgattgattgaatgcaACTTTCAATAACAACATGTTTTGCTTCTTtaactgcatttttattttttctactttatATATACTTCAAGATACTTCAAGGACTCAATAGCTAGGAAGCGTTACTGGCTCTCTATCTTACCAAGTactaataaatgtaaaaatgatttgttttaaaagtaaacAAGTGTTT is a window of Labrus mixtus chromosome 5, fLabMix1.1, whole genome shotgun sequence DNA encoding:
- the tm2d2 gene encoding TM2 domain-containing protein 2, which gives rise to MISVSYILLCGQFLLLLTVILLQCLDGIHSQNSTTTETPAASPGPGATSVPFSEQTTDSVKNEIPVESTNYTETYEYKPPSPVVLCSYLPEEFIYCQDPVDHAGNSSAYLEMGHGCVWWGGQTQKEVNHTPVICTALDDIECAGPREFLRGNVPCIKYTGHYFITTLLYSFFLGCFGVDRFCLGHTGTAVGKLLTLGGLGIWWFVDLILLITGGLMPSDYSNWCTYY